Proteins found in one Zea mays cultivar B73 chromosome 1, Zm-B73-REFERENCE-NAM-5.0, whole genome shotgun sequence genomic segment:
- the LOC100216835 gene encoding uncharacterized protein LOC100216835, translated as MGVVYYQYKSEKEICSMPVLHAFISVSELKQLILTSGKHGHGRTHGRAREDIIIFNAHSGEEYADERASIPQNTTVLVRRISIAGQLSEKIVLSPTRKVTEEFSVPCKSVVTDSSSKSCSSTVVQDEDAAIAAVIDAAELKSEQLPSKKGQGSGRFTSGRNYGSLEGEAPPPGYVCRSCGVPGHFIQHCSQENKIPPPGYICYRCRIPGHFIHRCPSIGDPKCDNNKMLCSLVPVVTPVNGILDSLVPASPVSAVDDLPAELHCRLCKKVMRDAVLTSKCCFDSFCDRCIRDYIITESKCICGVKTLADDLIPNQTLRSTISNMLGTQTISGGSGTTRHRSSSGSNPDPKIQSHTASTREVKQSRDHQLPAASALDDVLQVATEGALVNQPREKLVPSAKILGKDGGNFAQVSAEKTVANAEALKVKDGTESTSKATTVSGAREHNVTRTDQPKKWKKAVLTKNFQPNNVGYGYNVPFDPAYCNPFINGYPWATEPYMYSSMGVPYPGYPMDPYCVNSFTCIPSQALAMQGYATSYQRPETEPMHRGGTAAAPSKRPERSDRPKDTRHQPQSREHERQLGSSHVSESRTRNRTRSSSEGRDRGHSDRASVDHHEDHSTRKRTRDSSPKYGDRQSDRRSSHGSRSMMTPEEDASDDECNFKRRWGRRSSGGVDTRH; from the exons ATGGGTGTTGTGTATTACCAATATAAGAGTGAAAAGGAAATCTGTTCTATGCCTGTGCTCCATGCTTTTATCTCTGTGTCTGAACTCAAGCAGCTTATACTGACAAGTGGTAAGCACGGCCATGGGCGAACCCACGGCCGTGCCAGGGAGGATATTATCATCTTCAATGCCCACAGCGGCGAAG AATATGCAGATGAAAGAGCATCCATACCTCAGAACACAACTGTGCTGGTCCGCAGAATTTCCATTGCCGGGCAACTGTCAGAGAAGATCGTTTTGTCCCCCAC GCGGAAAGTCACAGAAGAATTTTCTGTGCCTTGCAAGTCAGTGGTTACTGACTCAAGCTCAAAGTCATGTTCTTCCACGGTAGTGCAAGATGAAGATGCTGCAATTGCTGCAGTGATTGATGCCGCTGAACTCAAATC GGAACAACTCCCGTCTAAAAAAGGACAAGGCAGTGGAAGGTTTACGTCAGGACGTAACTATGGGTCATTGGAAGGGGAGGCACCTCCACCAGGCTATGTCTGTCGCTCTTGCGGTGTTCCAGGCCATTTCATTCAACACTGCTCACAGGAAAACAAGATACCTCCACCTGGATACATTTGCTACAGATGCCGAATTCCAGGGCATTTTATCCATCGTTGCCCAAGCATTGGTGATCCCAAGTGCGACAACAATAAAATGCTTTGTTCTCTTGTCCCAGTAGTTACACCTGTCAATGGCATTTTGGATTCACTTGTCCCGGCTTCCCCCGTTAGTGCTGTTGATGACTTGCCAGCAGAGCTCCACTGCAGGCTATGTAAAAAAGTGATGAGAGATGCAGTATTGACAAGCAAATGCTGTTTTGATAGTTTTTGTGATAGAT GCATTCGGGATTATATTATTACAGAGTCGAAGTGCATTTGTGGAGTCAAGACACTAGCAGATGACCTCATTCCCAATCAAACACTTCGGAGCACAATCAGCAATATGTTGGGAACACAGACTATCAGTGGTGGAAGTGGTACAACAAGACACAGAAGTTCGTCAGGCAGCAACCCTGACCCCAAAATACAGAGCCACACTGCCTCGACAAGGGAGGTGAAGCAATCTAGAGACCACCAGCTACCAGCAGCATCTGCACTTGATGATGTGCTCCAGGTTGCCACAGAAGGTGCTCTAGTGAACCAGCCTCGGGAGAAATTGGTACCCAGTGCTAAAATCCTTGGTAAAGATGGAGGCAATTTTGCACAAGTGTCAGCAGAGAAGACTGTAGCAAATGCTGAAGCCCTCAAAGTAAAGGATGGAACTGAATCGACTTCAAAGGCCACCACTGTTTCAGGGGCCCgagaacacaatgtcacaaggacAGATCAACCGAAGAAGTGGAAGAAGGCAGTCTTAACCAAGAACTTTCAACCTAACAATGTTGGATATGGTTACAATGTTCCATTTGACCCTGCATATTGCAATCCCTTCATCAATGGATATCCTTGGGCAACTGAACCTTACATGTATAGCTCAATGGGGGTGCCGTACCCTGGTTATCCGATGGATCCATATTGTGTAAATTCCTTTACCTGCATACCGTCGCAGGCTCTTGCAATGCAAGGCTATGCAACAAGCTACCAAAG GCCTGAAACTGAGCCCATGCATCGTGGGGGCACTGCAGCTGCACCTTCAAAGCGCCCTGAGAGGAGTGACAGGCCCAAGGACACTCGTCATCAGCCCCAATCACGAGAGCACGAGCGACAATTGGGCTCTTCTCATGTCTCAGAATCGAGAACGAGGAACAGAACAAGGTCAAGCTCCGAGGGAAGGGACCGTGGGCATTCCGACAGGGCCTCTGTTGACCACCATGAGGACCACTCTACTAGGAAGCGGACGCGCGATTCCTCTCCGAAGTACGGTGATAGACAGAGCGACCGGAGGTCGAGTCACGGTTCCAGGAGTATGATGACTCCTGAGGAGGATGCAAGCGACGATGAATGTAATTTCAAGAGGAGATGGGGTCGCAGATCATCAGGAGGCGTGGACACAAGGCACTGA
- the LOC100284745 gene encoding ferredoxin — protein MAAASASLLHLATPTLTRSTRLAVRLPSAQLSRWPSGARIAAAQPPRAYKVTIEHGGESRVVEVEEDETILSRALDEGLDVPHDCKLGVCMTCPARLVSGTVDQSDGMLSDDVVARGYALLCAAYPRSDCTIRVIPEDELLKVQLATADD, from the coding sequence ATGGCCGCTGCCTCAGCTTCGCTTCTCCACCTCGCGACCCCGACCCTGACTCGCTCCACTCGCCTCGCCGTCCGCCTCCCCAGCGCCCAGCTGTCGCGCTGGCCATCGGGGGCACGCATCGCCGCCGCGCAGCCGCCGCGGGCGTACAAGGTGACGATCGAGCACGGCGGCGAGTCgcgggtggtggaggtggaggaggaCGAGACGATCCTGTCCCGCGCGCTGGACGAGGGCCTGGACGTGCCGCACGACTGCAAGCTCGGCGTGTGCATGACGTGCCCGGCGCGGCTGGTCTCCGGGACGGTGGACCAGAGCGACGGCATGCTCAGCGACGACGTCGTCGCGCGGGGGTACGCGCTGCTCTGCGCCGCGTACCCGCGCTCCGACTGCACCATCCGCGTCATCCCCGAGGACGAGCTGCTCAAGGTCCAGCTCGCCACCGCCGACGACTGA
- the LOC100282507 gene encoding lactoylglutathione lyase codes for MATLQLNHIARETSDVARLAAFYEAVLGFERIPSPTYSGFQVAWLRLPSSPDVALHLIERDPAAAPVAVGPGAEGAPPSQLPRRHHLAFSVADYDGFVTGLKARGTDVFEKSQPDGRTRQVFFFDPDGNGLEVTSAGAGNEK; via the exons ATGGCGACGCtgcagctcaaccacatcgcgcgGGAGACCTCCGACGTGGCCCGACTCGCCGCCTTCTACGAGGCCGTGCTGGGGTTCGAGCGCATCCCTTCGCCCACCTACTCGGGCTTCCAGGTCGCATGGCTCCGCCTCCCGAGCTCCCCCGACGTCGCGCTCCACCTCATCGAGCGGGACCCCGCCGCGGCACCCGTCGCGGTGGGGCCTGGCGCCGAGGGCGCGCCGCCGTCGCAGCTGCCCCGGCGCCACCACCTCGCCTTCTCCGTCGCTGACTACGACGGGTTCGTGACCGGGCTGAAGGCGCGCGGCACCGATGTGTTCGAAAAGTCGCAGCCGGATGGGCGCACGCGCCAGGTCTTCTTCTTCGACCCTGACG GCAATGGCCTAGAGGTTACTAGCGCTGGTGCAGGGAATGAGAAGTGA